The Terrirubrum flagellatum nucleotide sequence GTGCGATCGCGTCGCTGTTATGTATCGCGGCAAGCTGGTCGAGATTGGAACGGCCGACAAGGTCTGCAACGATCCCGATCATCCCTACACGAAGTCGCTTCTGTCCGCGATTCCTCGCCCTGATCCGAGGCATCGCCGCATGCATGAGCGCTTCCGCTATGCAGGTGAGACGCAATGAAGATCGTCGACATCAAGACTTTCCTCATGCAGGCTGGCGCGCCCAGCCTCAAAAGCTGGGCGTCTGACGGGTCATTTGGCGTTCAGCAATTCTCGAAGAATTTGACGGGCAGCCGCAACTGGTTGTTCGTGAAGGTCGTCACCGATGAAGGCATCGTCGGCATTGGCGAATGCTCGGGATGGCCGCGCGTCATCCGCTCAGCGGTCGAAGACTTGAGAGGTCTCTTGATCGGCGAAGACCCGATGCATATCGAGCGCCTGTGGCAGAAGATGCAGATCGCCACGATGGGGCACGGAATGACCGGCGTCGTGGGCGCCGGCGCCATGACCGGCATCGACATGGCGCTCTGGGACATCAAGGGCAAGGCGCTGAACACGCCGGTCTGGAACCTGCTTGGCGGCAAGGTGCGGGATCGCATCCGCCTCTACGGCCATGCGAACACGCCGGAGACTGCGATTTCATTGAAAGAGCGCGGCTTCACGGCGCTGAAGTGTGGCGGCGTCTCCGATCCCGTTTCCAAGGTCGCGGCGCTGCGCGAAGCCGTTGGCGCGGAGATGGATATCGCCATCGATCTGCACGGCCCGCCATGGCTCACGCCCGCCGACGCGGCTGAAGTGTGCCGCGCGCTGGAGCCGTTCGACATGATGTGGGTGGAAGATCCGATCGCGCCGGACAATC carries:
- a CDS encoding mandelate racemase/muconate lactonizing enzyme family protein, which codes for MKIVDIKTFLMQAGAPSLKSWASDGSFGVQQFSKNLTGSRNWLFVKVVTDEGIVGIGECSGWPRVIRSAVEDLRGLLIGEDPMHIERLWQKMQIATMGHGMTGVVGAGAMTGIDMALWDIKGKALNTPVWNLLGGKVRDRIRLYGHANTPETAISLKERGFTALKCGGVSDPVSKVAALREAVGAEMDIAIDLHGPPWLTPADAAEVCRALEPFDMMWVEDPIAPDNLAGYRRIRERSSVPLAAGERMATIFGERELIEDELIDVVQPDTGRAGGITQMKKIAAMAEAHHIMLAPHSGSLGPVAEYAALHILASVPNGLILERIEDDWDGRAKTVIPHPKSKNGYIDVPDAPGLGVDIDEDFIAQWPSEMNVSIPVTEGSGSYAEGTFKEHVYVQTRWRRGAYFKKR